One Ensifer adhaerens genomic region harbors:
- a CDS encoding extracellular solute-binding protein, whose translation MRKLLLASASLAALASGSAGTALACDPDYTGVELTATTQTGPYIASALQLAAKGWEEKTCGKVKVVEFPWSELYPKIVTSLTSGEDAFDVIAFAPAWAPDFTDFLSEMPADMQKGADWDDIAPVYREQLMVWNGKVLSQTMDGDAHTYSYRIDLFENADNQKAFKEKYGYDLAPPKTWKQYLDIAEYFNQPANNLWGTAEAFRRGGQQFWFLFSHVAGYTSHPDNPGAMFFNPETMDAQVNNPGWVRGLEEYIRASKLAPPNALNFSFGEVNAAFAGGQVAESIGWGDTGVIGADPKQSKVAGNVGSASLPGSDEIWNYKTKKWDKFDHVVQTSFMAFGGWQAAVPATSTKQEAAWNYIQYLTSPAVSGQAAITGGTGVNPYRISHTTNLDLWSKIFSEREAKEYLGAQKEAVTAKNIALDMRLPGYFSYTEVLEIELSKALAGEVTPQQALDSVAEQWNKLTDEFGRDKQLAAYRASMGLPQQ comes from the coding sequence TTACATTGCCTCGGCGCTGCAGCTTGCGGCCAAAGGCTGGGAGGAAAAGACCTGCGGCAAGGTCAAGGTCGTCGAGTTCCCGTGGTCGGAGCTCTATCCGAAGATCGTGACCTCGCTGACCTCTGGCGAAGACGCTTTCGACGTGATCGCCTTTGCACCGGCCTGGGCCCCTGATTTCACCGACTTCCTGTCGGAAATGCCGGCCGACATGCAGAAGGGCGCCGACTGGGACGATATCGCGCCCGTCTACCGCGAACAGCTGATGGTCTGGAACGGCAAGGTGCTGTCGCAGACGATGGACGGCGACGCCCATACCTACAGCTACCGAATCGACCTCTTCGAGAACGCCGACAACCAGAAGGCCTTCAAGGAAAAGTACGGCTACGATCTGGCGCCGCCGAAGACCTGGAAGCAGTACCTGGACATCGCCGAATACTTCAACCAGCCGGCCAACAACCTCTGGGGCACGGCGGAAGCTTTCCGGCGCGGCGGCCAGCAGTTCTGGTTCCTGTTCAGCCACGTGGCCGGCTATACCAGCCATCCGGACAATCCGGGCGCCATGTTCTTCAATCCGGAAACGATGGATGCGCAGGTCAACAATCCCGGCTGGGTTCGTGGCCTCGAGGAATACATCCGGGCCTCAAAGCTCGCGCCGCCGAACGCGCTGAACTTCTCCTTCGGCGAAGTGAACGCCGCTTTTGCCGGCGGCCAGGTGGCGGAATCGATCGGCTGGGGTGATACCGGCGTCATCGGCGCCGACCCGAAGCAGTCGAAGGTGGCCGGCAATGTCGGCTCGGCATCGCTGCCGGGATCGGACGAGATCTGGAACTACAAGACCAAGAAGTGGGACAAGTTCGACCACGTCGTCCAGACCTCCTTCATGGCCTTCGGCGGTTGGCAGGCGGCAGTTCCCGCGACCTCGACCAAGCAGGAAGCAGCCTGGAACTACATCCAGTATCTGACGAGCCCGGCCGTCTCGGGCCAGGCGGCGATTACCGGCGGCACCGGTGTGAACCCTTACCGCATCTCGCACACGACCAATCTCGATCTCTGGTCGAAGATCTTCTCCGAGCGTGAGGCGAAGGAATATCTTGGTGCGCAGAAGGAGGCGGTGACCGCCAAGAACATCGCGCTCGACATGCGCCTTCCCGGCTACTTCTCCTACACCGAAGTGCTGGAGATCGAGCTTTCCAAGGCGCTTGCCGGCGAAGTGACGCCGCAACAGGCGCTCGATAGCGTCGCCGAGCAGTGGAACAAGCTGACCGACGAGTTCGGCCGCGACAAGCAGCTTGCCGCCTATCGCGCCTCCATGGGCTTGCCGCAGCAGTAA
- a CDS encoding ABC transporter ATP-binding protein: MSQVRLQQITKSFGSVTVIPPLDLDIADREFVVLVGPSGCGKTTTLRMIAGLETATSGSIRIGDRDVTDLRPGLRNCSMVFQNYALYPHMTVAENIGYGMKVRGTPKAEIEKAVTDAARILNLGAYLNRKPSALSGGQRQRVAIGRAIVRQPDVFLFDEPLSNLDAKLRIEMRTEIKLLHRRLQTTAVYVTHDQVEAMTMADRVVVMNQGRIEQAADPITLYEAPANLFVAAFIGAPSMNFLEGRLERGDGGMQFIADGDVAVAIPENRAEKLGAYVGKAVVLGIRPEHTMATDANAPTVRLIVRDIEPLGPHTLALGRVGPAAFTAQVHAASRIGPDDQIAVPIETEKMHFFLKETGGAIGR; the protein is encoded by the coding sequence ATGTCACAGGTCCGATTGCAGCAGATCACCAAGTCCTTCGGGAGCGTCACCGTCATTCCGCCGCTCGATCTCGACATTGCCGATCGTGAGTTCGTCGTGCTCGTCGGTCCCTCCGGCTGCGGCAAGACGACGACGCTCAGGATGATTGCCGGCCTCGAAACTGCGACTTCGGGTTCGATCCGGATTGGCGATCGCGACGTGACCGATCTCAGACCGGGCCTGCGCAATTGCTCCATGGTGTTTCAGAATTACGCGCTCTATCCGCACATGACGGTCGCCGAGAACATCGGCTACGGCATGAAGGTGCGCGGCACGCCGAAGGCGGAGATCGAAAAGGCGGTAACGGATGCCGCTCGCATCCTCAACCTCGGCGCCTATCTCAATCGCAAGCCGAGCGCACTTTCGGGCGGCCAGCGCCAGCGCGTGGCGATCGGCCGGGCGATCGTACGCCAGCCGGATGTCTTCCTCTTCGACGAGCCGTTGTCGAACCTAGATGCCAAACTTCGCATCGAAATGCGCACCGAAATCAAGCTCTTGCACCGGCGTCTTCAGACGACTGCCGTTTACGTGACCCACGATCAGGTGGAAGCCATGACCATGGCCGACCGCGTCGTCGTCATGAACCAGGGCCGCATCGAGCAGGCGGCCGATCCGATCACGCTCTATGAGGCCCCCGCCAATCTTTTCGTCGCCGCCTTCATCGGTGCGCCGAGCATGAATTTCCTCGAGGGGCGGCTGGAGCGCGGCGATGGAGGGATGCAGTTCATAGCTGATGGGGACGTGGCCGTGGCTATCCCGGAAAACCGCGCCGAAAAACTCGGCGCCTACGTCGGAAAAGCGGTCGTGCTCGGCATCCGGCCGGAACATACGATGGCGACGGACGCCAATGCGCCAACAGTCAGGCTGATCGTGCGCGATATCGAACCGCTCGGCCCGCATACGCTGGCTCTTGGCCGGGTCGGGCCTGCCGCTTTCACGGCGCAGGTTCACGCCGCGTCACGCATCGGCCCCGACGATCAGATCGCGGTGCCGATCGAGACGGAGAAAATGCATTTCTTCCTGAAGGAAACCGGTGGGGCGATCGGCCGCTGA
- a CDS encoding GAF domain-containing protein gives MNSEQIAAALAEFDAAIAKTTDADAVWTALQTLSRQVIGAKLFTIMTVDMVNEVARRAYTSHPAEYPTSGTKPIRYDSWFDIVHKAHQTFVANTIADIAKVFPDHETIWSLGCGSVANIPVVVGGELLGTVNCLDVEHHYTPERVALSKHLELPAKLAFLAAARAEKK, from the coding sequence ATGAACAGTGAACAGATCGCTGCCGCGCTGGCGGAATTCGACGCGGCCATTGCCAAGACCACCGATGCCGATGCGGTATGGACCGCATTGCAGACGCTTAGCCGCCAGGTGATCGGCGCCAAGCTCTTCACCATCATGACCGTAGACATGGTCAACGAAGTCGCGCGCCGCGCCTACACCTCGCACCCCGCGGAGTACCCGACCTCGGGCACCAAGCCGATCCGCTACGACAGCTGGTTCGACATCGTGCACAAGGCGCACCAGACCTTCGTCGCCAACACCATCGCCGATATCGCCAAGGTTTTCCCGGACCACGAGACGATCTGGTCGCTCGGCTGCGGCTCGGTTGCCAACATCCCGGTCGTTGTCGGCGGCGAGCTGCTCGGCACCGTCAACTGCCTCGACGTCGAGCATCACTACACGCCGGAGCGCGTGGCACTCTCCAAGCACCTGGAGCTGCCGGCGAAGCTCGCCTTCCTCGCCGCAGCACGCGCCGAGAAGAAGTAA
- a CDS encoding ABC transporter ATP-binding protein, with the protein MTALSLKNLDISYGDVQITHDVNLDIADGESFALVGESGSGKSTVLKAIAGLAPEWTGEITVLGSPRGHGIDRAFSRQCQMVFQDPYGSLHPRKTVDATLGEALTIHGIGDRNARIEEVMTSVGLDRKFRFRFPHQLSGGQRQRVAIARALMLKPKVLLLDEPTSALDVSVQAEILNLLKRLRREQNLTFLMVTHNLAVVSFLCDRLAVMRQGRIVEIADVADLKRGDLKDPYSRELMQISAAHAN; encoded by the coding sequence ATGACCGCGCTCTCTCTGAAGAACCTCGACATCTCGTACGGCGACGTGCAGATCACCCACGACGTCAATCTCGATATCGCCGACGGCGAGAGCTTTGCCCTTGTCGGCGAAAGCGGCTCGGGAAAATCGACGGTGCTGAAGGCAATCGCAGGTCTCGCGCCGGAATGGACCGGCGAGATCACCGTGCTCGGCTCGCCCCGCGGCCACGGCATCGACCGCGCCTTTTCGCGTCAGTGCCAAATGGTGTTCCAGGATCCCTACGGCTCGCTGCACCCGCGAAAGACGGTCGACGCCACGCTCGGCGAAGCGCTGACGATCCACGGCATCGGCGACCGCAACGCCCGCATCGAAGAGGTCATGACCTCGGTCGGCCTCGATCGCAAGTTCCGCTTCCGTTTTCCGCACCAGCTCTCGGGCGGCCAGCGCCAGCGCGTGGCGATTGCCCGTGCACTGATGCTGAAGCCGAAGGTGCTCTTACTCGACGAGCCGACATCAGCGCTCGACGTTTCGGTCCAGGCCGAAATCCTCAACCTGTTGAAGCGCCTCCGGCGCGAGCAGAACCTCACCTTCCTGATGGTCACCCACAACCTGGCGGTCGTCTCCTTCCTCTGCGATCGCCTCGCTGTCATGCGCCAGGGCCGGATCGTCGAGATTGCCGATGTCGCCGACCTCAAGCGCGGTGACCTCAAGGATCCCTATTCGCGCGAGCTGATGCAGATCAGCGCCGCGCATGCCAACTAG
- a CDS encoding ABC transporter ATP-binding protein: MSNLLEVENLRVTFPTPRGDLEVVRGISFTLGRERLGIVGESGSGKSMTGRSILQLIRAPGRVTADKLVFDGVDLLKQSERQMRAIRGARISMVMQDPKFSLNPVMTIGEQIAEALLTHQKLPRREVNARVLTMLESVRIADPERVAKLYPHEVSGGMGQRVMIAMMLIPEPDLLIADEPTSALDVSVQAQVLDIIDELVKRKGMGLIFISHDLNLVSSYCDRILVMNTGEVVEECKAGELMAAKHPYTRGLIASIPRLDETRDELPVLDRSAWAKA, from the coding sequence ATGAGCAATCTTCTCGAAGTCGAAAACCTGCGCGTCACCTTCCCGACGCCCCGCGGTGATCTCGAAGTCGTGCGCGGCATCTCCTTCACCCTCGGCCGCGAACGCCTCGGCATCGTCGGCGAGAGCGGCTCGGGCAAGTCGATGACCGGTCGCTCGATCCTGCAGCTGATCCGGGCACCGGGTCGGGTCACCGCCGACAAGCTCGTCTTCGACGGCGTCGACCTCCTGAAGCAGTCCGAGCGGCAGATGCGCGCCATCCGCGGCGCCCGCATTTCCATGGTGATGCAAGACCCGAAGTTCTCGCTGAACCCGGTCATGACCATCGGCGAGCAGATCGCCGAAGCGTTGCTGACGCACCAGAAGCTGCCGCGCCGCGAGGTCAACGCGCGCGTGCTTACGATGCTGGAATCGGTGCGCATTGCAGATCCGGAACGCGTCGCCAAGCTCTACCCGCACGAAGTCTCCGGTGGCATGGGCCAGCGCGTGATGATCGCGATGATGCTGATCCCCGAGCCGGACCTTCTGATCGCCGACGAGCCGACCTCGGCGCTCGACGTTTCCGTCCAGGCCCAGGTGCTCGACATCATCGACGAACTGGTGAAACGCAAGGGCATGGGCCTGATCTTCATCAGCCATGACCTCAATCTCGTCTCCAGCTATTGCGACCGCATCCTCGTGATGAACACCGGCGAGGTGGTTGAGGAATGCAAGGCCGGCGAACTGATGGCGGCCAAGCACCCCTATACGCGCGGGCTGATCGCCTCCATTCCGCGCCTCGATGAAACACGGGACGAGCTGCCGGTGCTCGACCGCAGCGCATGGGCCAAGGCATGA
- a CDS encoding ABC transporter permease, with product MTTLRDWLIDDSPASPMQARLGRFYRIFGALMRNPLAVVGAVIILVLVLTALFAPWLATHDPLRQSLSERLLPPSAAHWMGTDELGRDIWSRVVYGSRITLAIVTLVAVLAAPAGLVIGVAAGYFGGWVDRILMGITDIFLSLPKLILALAFVAALGPGIENAIIAIAITSWPGYARVARAETLTFKNSEFISAVRLLGASSLRVNLGHVLPLCTSSMIVRVTLDMAGIILTAAGLGFIGLGAQPPLPEWGAMISRGRSFILDQWWVATMPGFAIILVSLGFCFLGDGLRDVLDPKSGEQR from the coding sequence ATGACCACACTTCGCGACTGGCTGATCGACGACAGCCCCGCCTCGCCGATGCAGGCGCGCCTCGGGCGCTTCTATCGCATCTTCGGCGCGCTGATGCGCAATCCGCTCGCCGTTGTCGGCGCCGTCATCATCCTCGTTCTGGTGCTGACCGCACTCTTTGCGCCGTGGCTCGCCACCCATGATCCGCTGCGCCAGTCGCTGAGCGAACGCCTGCTGCCGCCGAGTGCCGCCCACTGGATGGGAACCGACGAACTCGGCCGCGACATTTGGTCCCGCGTTGTCTACGGTTCACGCATCACGCTGGCCATCGTCACGCTGGTTGCAGTGCTCGCAGCCCCTGCCGGCCTGGTGATCGGCGTGGCTGCCGGTTATTTCGGTGGCTGGGTCGACCGTATCCTGATGGGCATTACCGATATCTTCCTGTCGCTGCCGAAGCTCATCCTGGCGCTTGCCTTCGTTGCAGCCCTTGGTCCCGGCATCGAGAACGCGATCATCGCCATCGCGATCACCTCCTGGCCCGGCTATGCCCGTGTCGCTCGTGCGGAGACGCTGACCTTCAAGAACTCCGAATTCATTTCGGCGGTGCGTCTGCTCGGCGCGTCGAGCCTCCGGGTCAATCTCGGCCACGTGCTCCCGCTCTGCACCTCATCGATGATCGTCCGCGTCACGCTCGACATGGCCGGCATCATCCTGACGGCCGCCGGTCTCGGCTTCATCGGACTTGGCGCTCAGCCGCCACTTCCCGAATGGGGCGCGATGATCTCGCGCGGTCGCTCCTTCATTCTCGATCAGTGGTGGGTCGCGACCATGCCCGGCTTTGCCATCATTCTCGTTAGCCTCGGCTTCTGCTTCCTCGGTGATGGCCTGCGCGACGTGCTCGATCCGAAGAGCGGGGAGCAGCGCTGA
- a CDS encoding ABC transporter permease — translation MANDSTTAAAPARRAARPSRGRQRLLSLAGFLVTLAITFLGLLAITFFIGRIVPIDPVLAVVGDRAPVAVYERVRQEMGLDQPLITQFVSYVRDVATFNFGTSVSTGKPVIEDLARVFPATLEMATLGIMLGVLIGVPLGVFAAARRGSWLDQGIRVIGLLGYSVPAFWLGLVGLAIFYAKLKWVGGPGRVDIFYDGMVSPVTGLILVDSIIAGEWEIFRNAVWHLILPASCLGFFSLAYIARMTRSFMLDQLSQEYVTTARVKGVPERLVIWRHAFRPIRVPLITVIGLSYAGLLEGSVMIETIFSWPGIGNYLTVALLNADMSAVLGSTLVIGAVFIGINKISDVLYRVLDPRAR, via the coding sequence GTGGCAAACGACAGCACGACAGCAGCAGCGCCGGCGCGCCGCGCCGCCAGACCCAGTCGGGGACGGCAGCGCCTTCTTTCACTGGCAGGCTTCCTGGTAACGCTTGCGATAACCTTCCTCGGCCTGCTCGCAATCACCTTCTTCATCGGCCGCATCGTGCCGATCGACCCGGTTCTGGCTGTCGTCGGCGACCGCGCACCCGTCGCCGTCTATGAGCGCGTGCGCCAGGAAATGGGGCTCGACCAGCCGCTGATCACGCAGTTCGTCAGCTACGTACGTGACGTCGCCACCTTCAATTTCGGAACATCGGTTTCGACGGGCAAGCCGGTTATCGAGGACCTCGCTCGCGTCTTCCCGGCAACACTCGAAATGGCGACGCTCGGCATCATGCTCGGCGTGCTGATCGGCGTGCCGCTCGGGGTTTTTGCCGCCGCCCGCCGTGGCTCCTGGCTCGATCAGGGCATCCGCGTCATCGGTCTGCTCGGTTATTCGGTGCCTGCCTTCTGGCTCGGTCTCGTCGGCCTGGCGATTTTCTACGCGAAGCTGAAATGGGTCGGCGGCCCCGGCCGTGTCGACATCTTTTACGACGGCATGGTGTCGCCGGTCACGGGCCTGATCCTTGTCGACAGCATCATTGCTGGCGAATGGGAGATCTTCCGCAACGCCGTCTGGCACCTGATCCTGCCGGCGTCCTGCCTCGGCTTCTTCTCGCTCGCCTATATCGCCCGCATGACGCGCTCCTTCATGCTCGACCAGCTGAGCCAGGAATATGTGACGACCGCCCGGGTCAAAGGCGTGCCGGAGCGCCTGGTCATCTGGCGCCATGCCTTCCGGCCGATCCGCGTGCCGCTGATCACCGTTATCGGCCTGTCCTATGCCGGCCTGCTCGAAGGCTCCGTGATGATCGAGACGATCTTCTCCTGGCCCGGCATCGGCAACTACCTGACCGTCGCTCTGCTCAATGCCGACATGTCGGCCGTGCTCGGCTCGACCCTCGTCATCGGCGCGGTCTTTATCGGCATCAACAAGATTTCGGACGTGCTCTATCGCGTGCTCGATCCGCGTGCACGCTAA
- a CDS encoding helix-turn-helix domain-containing protein: MSDPSEDTQAASGKSAGAGQPKVGALVRARRRQMHMTLQTLSDAAGVSVGYLSQIERDLAMPSLGTLAQIAQGLGAELNHFILAPAIDTGLSRAEGRMVFSVGGSPVSYERIGADFAGNQLSSFVITIPPGHRSEVFSHEGEELVYMLEGEILFGLDGDDTMLSPGDGLHFRGIQPHYWWNKTDAPVRLIWTGTLPLFRPRASQSNETGQPQSALKPAPTKTKPHRK; encoded by the coding sequence GTGAGCGATCCGTCAGAGGATACGCAGGCCGCGTCGGGCAAATCGGCCGGGGCAGGGCAACCGAAGGTGGGCGCGCTGGTGCGTGCGCGCCGCCGGCAGATGCATATGACCCTGCAGACGCTCAGCGACGCAGCGGGCGTTTCGGTCGGCTATTTGAGCCAGATCGAGCGCGATCTTGCCATGCCCTCGCTCGGCACACTGGCCCAGATTGCGCAAGGCCTGGGCGCCGAACTCAACCATTTCATCCTGGCACCGGCGATCGACACCGGGCTTTCGCGCGCCGAGGGGCGCATGGTGTTTTCGGTCGGCGGCTCGCCTGTTTCCTATGAGCGCATTGGCGCGGATTTCGCCGGCAACCAGCTTTCGAGTTTCGTCATCACCATTCCGCCGGGGCATCGCTCCGAGGTCTTCAGCCATGAGGGCGAAGAGCTCGTCTACATGCTCGAAGGCGAGATCCTCTTCGGGCTCGATGGCGACGACACCATGCTTTCGCCTGGCGACGGCCTGCACTTCCGCGGCATCCAGCCCCACTACTGGTGGAACAAGACAGACGCACCCGTGCGGTTGATCTGGACCGGCACCCTGCCGCTCTTCCGGCCCCGCGCTTCCCAATCCAACGAGACCGGTCAGCCGCAATCGGCGCTGAAGCCGGCACCGACAAAAACCAAGCCTCATCGAAAATAG
- a CDS encoding ABC transporter substrate-binding protein, protein MRMFKAAVFAASLMMSVAPAALAETPADVLVVAQNIDDIVSIDPAEAYEFSSGEYVTQTYDRLVQYDAPDVKKLAPGLASEWTVDDAAKTITFTLRDGVTFSSGNPLRGEDVVYSFKRVVVLNKAPAFILTQLGWTPENIDKMVTAEGNKVTVKYDGDFSSAFVLNVLAARPASVIDAETVKANEADGDFGNAWLKANSAGTGPFVLKAFRAGELLNLASNPNYFGGAPVIKGVIIRHVAEAATQQLMLQTGDVDMAKNLTPDQVSGLEGKDGVKVESYPQAAVHFLSFNQKDEALQPEAVWEAARYLVDYKGMTDSFLKGQMEVHQAFWPKGFPGSLDETPYSYDVEKAKKILADAGIKTPIKVTLDVINSTPFTDMAQSLQASFAEAGINFEIIPGTGSQVITKYRARTHEAMLLYWGPDFMDPHSNAKAFAYNEDNADDKYQSTTTWRNGWAVPAELNEATKAALKEADPAKRDALYVDLQRKVQEKSPIVIMFQAATQVAMKDKVEGYVNGAISDYVFYRLVKKN, encoded by the coding sequence ATGAGAATGTTCAAGGCCGCGGTCTTCGCGGCGTCCCTGATGATGAGCGTGGCGCCGGCCGCACTCGCCGAAACGCCAGCCGATGTGTTGGTCGTTGCCCAGAATATCGACGACATCGTCAGCATCGACCCGGCCGAGGCCTACGAGTTCTCCTCGGGCGAATACGTCACCCAGACCTATGACCGCCTGGTGCAGTACGATGCGCCCGACGTGAAGAAGCTGGCGCCGGGTCTTGCCTCCGAATGGACGGTCGACGATGCGGCAAAGACGATCACCTTCACGCTGCGTGATGGCGTTACCTTTTCCTCCGGCAATCCGCTGCGTGGCGAAGACGTCGTCTACTCCTTCAAGCGCGTCGTCGTTCTCAACAAGGCGCCGGCCTTCATCCTGACGCAGCTCGGCTGGACGCCCGAAAACATCGACAAGATGGTGACCGCCGAAGGTAACAAGGTCACGGTCAAGTATGACGGCGACTTCTCGTCGGCCTTCGTTCTCAACGTTCTCGCCGCTCGCCCGGCTTCGGTGATCGACGCGGAAACCGTCAAGGCCAACGAGGCCGATGGCGACTTTGGCAATGCCTGGCTCAAGGCCAATTCGGCCGGTACCGGCCCGTTCGTGCTCAAGGCCTTCCGCGCCGGCGAGCTGCTCAACCTTGCGAGCAACCCGAACTACTTCGGCGGCGCTCCTGTTATCAAGGGCGTCATCATCCGTCACGTGGCCGAAGCCGCAACCCAGCAGCTGATGCTGCAGACCGGCGACGTCGACATGGCGAAGAACCTGACCCCGGACCAGGTTTCGGGTCTTGAAGGCAAGGACGGCGTGAAGGTCGAATCCTATCCGCAGGCCGCCGTACACTTCCTGTCGTTCAACCAGAAGGACGAAGCATTGCAGCCGGAAGCCGTCTGGGAAGCCGCTCGCTACCTCGTCGACTACAAGGGCATGACCGACAGCTTCCTCAAGGGCCAGATGGAAGTTCACCAGGCCTTCTGGCCGAAGGGCTTCCCGGGCTCGCTCGACGAGACCCCCTACAGCTACGATGTTGAAAAGGCGAAGAAGATCCTGGCCGATGCCGGCATCAAGACGCCGATCAAGGTGACCCTCGACGTCATCAACTCGACGCCGTTCACCGACATGGCGCAGTCACTGCAGGCGTCCTTCGCCGAAGCCGGGATCAACTTCGAGATCATCCCGGGCACCGGTAGCCAGGTCATCACCAAGTACCGCGCGCGCACCCACGAAGCGATGCTGCTCTATTGGGGCCCGGACTTCATGGACCCGCATTCGAACGCCAAGGCCTTCGCCTACAACGAAGACAACGCCGACGACAAGTATCAGTCGACGACCACCTGGCGTAACGGCTGGGCGGTTCCGGCGGAACTCAACGAAGCGACCAAGGCAGCCCTCAAGGAAGCCGATCCGGCCAAGCGCGACGCGCTTTATGTCGACCTGCAGCGCAAGGTTCAGGAAAAGTCGCCGATCGTGATCATGTTCCAGGCAGCGACCCAGGTCGCGATGAAGGACAAGGTCGAAGGCTACGTCAATGGCGCCATCTCGGACTATGTCTTCTACCGCCTGGTGAAGAAGAACTGA